In Phaseolus vulgaris cultivar G19833 chromosome 7, P. vulgaris v2.0, whole genome shotgun sequence, the genomic stretch CCTACCATATGTCTTGTACTTTTCTGGAGATTTTTATGTTGATGCTGGACTgataatacatatttttacCAATACTGTCATAATTAAAATTCTCAGAATGCTTTGGAGCCAATTATGAGTCAGGAGACACTCGAATATCATTGGGGGAAGCATCACAGGACTTATGTAGATAATCTGAACAGGCAAATTGATGGAACGGATCTAGAGGAGAAGTCACTGGAGAACGTTGTAGTTAGTTCGTACAATAAGGGTGACTTTCTTCCGGCTTTCAACAATGCAGCACAGGCATGCATAGTTGTAATCATTAAGTCTTGTCTATTTTTCTAAATCATTGCATAACAATCATGTGCAACTTTTTGCAGGCATGGAATCATGACTTCTTCTGGGAGTCCATGAAACCCGGTGGTGGTGGAAAGCCATCTGGGGATCTTCTAAAGCTGATTGAAAGAGACTTTGGTTCATTTGAAAAATTCCTTGACGAGTTCAAGACTGCTGCTTCAACACATTTTGGTTCAGGATGGACATGGCTTGCCTGTGAGTAAATACCCTTCTGATCATACTAATTTTCTGgcattcattttttatttttcttggtaTATCTAACCTAGCAAGTGGCCTTTacccttctttttctttttcatatacAGATAAAGAAAGCAAACTTGACGTGGGAAATGCGGTGAATCCTCTTCCATCTGACGAGGACAAGAAGCTAGTTGTGGTGAAGACTCCCAATGCTGTGAACCCCCTTGTTTGGAACTACTATCATGTAAGTTATAAGGATTAGCTATAATATCCaaaattcattttatattttaaaacatgaatGCTAAGGTAAGGCCTTAGCATCATGGTTAAAATGTCTGACAAGATTCAATATTAATTTCTTGCAGCCACTCCTTACCATTGATGTCTGGGAGGTACTAATCTAGTTTTCATTGTTTTCGTGGATTTGAGGAcattaaaattatcatttcatTTCTTTGATAAAAAGTTTGCTGACTTTGTGATAATACTTTACTTTTATTCAGCATGCTTACTACATTGACTTTCAGGTAAGATGTTAGTTAGTTCAGAGAATTACACAGTGATTACTGTCTTTGATAATTCTGCTCAATAGATAAATATACATCTATGACTGCTTTGTTATCTTTGTAGAACCAGCGCCCTGATTATATATCAGTGTTCATGGATAAGCTTGTGTCTTGGGATGCAGTCagctcaagactcgagcaagctaAGGCTCGAATTGTGGAGAGGGAGAAAGAGGCTGAGAGGAATGAAAGCGAAGAACAGAAACCTAGAAGCAGTGAAGCTACTCCTGAGATTTATTCTGATAGTGATGCTGAGTTGGGTGCGGATGAtgagtaaaatatttttcatgtggGGTTTAGAAGTATGTATTCTTTGCACTAGCTGGGTGTGGTATAGAGGCTCAATCACTTCAAGCTGCAAATTTTGTTCTATGATAAATGTTCTAATTTAATGCTTAATATTATATACATGCGTTGATAGCTTTAAGTCTTAATTTATGGATTGTCTTGCAAAAACCAATTAGACTTTGATGTGGTCAGAGAACAAAAATAAAGtacataataatttttaaagaaaatataattaaatttttaataatcttAGTAATTtgactttatatatatatatatatatataatttttaatacattataacaaatttcatataattattaatacttAAAGTTAATATTTATATCCACTTAAATAGATCAGAGACCTGACATTTTGAaccaaataatattttatataagcATTCTCATTACCTACTTTCTAAAATAAGATTGCTAAATGTATTAAGACCAATGTCACCATTACTATTTACACAAGAATATAAGCttgaatgaagaaaattgtCTTGTTTCCATCACCTTAATGGGGACACCTTGAGAGACAAAAGGTTATCCAGATCTGTCTCATAATTATCAATGACAGGTGGCCCAAATACATTCCAAAAGCGCAGAGTTTCATCTGCCCCAGCTGATACCACAGTTAAACCATCTGGGTTCTGCAAAACataagaataatttaattttagtttgatgAAGTAACTACCAAATCAAAGATTAAATTGTTTCATGATGTTCACAAAGTTGGACTCAAATACATTGTCATAATTGATTGTGTATGACTTGCAGCATACCTGACATAGATCGAGTACTCGAGAAGTGTGACGGTCCAAGGCTCCCACTTTAGTCATTGATGGATATCTCCACAAACAAAGTTGGTTGTGATGTGAACTTGTGCTGAATCCATGACCACTCAATAGCTCCTTGTGGTGTCTATTCCATTCTAATCCGCAAACCTGCATGAAATGCATCAGTACAATTGAGAAAATGATGATTTATTCCTTTTGGCTTATGACAATGTTTAATACTAAACAATAAATGCAACATGATAACAAGACATTACCAAAACAAGGAAACAAATAACTGTCTTGCCTGAGCTTTTGTATCTATGCTGAAAATGCAGGTTCcatttttcacattccaaaaCTTGATACATCTATCTTCAGTGCCACCTCCAGAGGCAAGCACACCTGAATCATAAGGACACCAGGCAAGTGCCTTGACTGCAGCACAATGGTCCTTAAAACAGTGCAAGAAATTTGAGGAACTCATTTTAGCTAAGTCCCATACATAAATATGATTTTCATTTCCACCACTGGCCAATATGTTGCTCCTTGACCATTTTAGACCACAAACTTCTGCTCTGTGTGCTTTTACCCGGGATATCACATTTGTTCTTGCTCTAACTGCTTACAAGAGCATGAAACGTCAAGatgttaaattatttcatttcaCTGTCTTGCTTGCTATACACTCAGTATCTGAAAAGGGTTGAAAGGAACAACAGATTACCATCATGATTTAAAATGTACTTGTCATGGCTTCCAGAAGTTAAAATATGACCATTCCATGCAATGGTTGCTATCCTTTCACCATGACCCTCGAGGATCCTTATCTGAAAGTTAAAAACTGAGTTATCTGCACATATTTGTAGTGTATAATTAACTACTTGCTGATCTTTGAGAAGCCCcgtaaaaagaaagaaacataCTGGTTTGGAAGTTTCTGCATCCCAGAGTTCAAGTTTTGAGCTCTTAAATCCTACTGACAAGTATTTGGTATCCTCTGACCAGGAAACACTCGTAGGAAAATCGTTGCCAGTGGCATTAAACAACTTTGTTACATTACTATTGTCTGAGTTCCAAAGGTACATTTTTGAGCCTAAAGCAACAGCAAGAATGTTGTTTTTCCCCCAATCCATGATGTTTGCGTAGTAATCATTTCTAATATTCGGTGCATCCAATATCCTTGATTCTCCCTGCAAGTATAGTTATGCCATTCATCCAATCAGGTTGCAGCATAAGATCATGGCTTTGTATTTTGGATATATAGCTGATTTGAGGAAAATACACAAGTTATGAAAATTTCTCCCTTTTATGATTTATGATGTAATATATCTATGACATATTAGACTGTTATGATTGCTCTGCTCTACTCTTATCTAAACATGAATGTTCTTACAGTGACACGAGTTTCATAGTTTTGCAAAGGCAGTCTTTTTGTCGTAACAATTTATATGTGTTCAGTTGTTCTTTTCAATAAGATAACTAGAAAAACATCACATTCAACCCCATATCGGCTAAACTTCGTAATTTTTCAACGGCAACTTAGAAATTGTTTTGGCCGACAATCACAAATGTAAAGCATTTGTGTTGATATGTTTTAGGGTTACCACTGAAGAACATTTAGAACAAGGTCACACCAAAGGCAAATAAAGGTGCATTTTGCTTAGACAGATATAAATTCTATCACTCACAATGCATAAATGTTTCAACAAATTGAAGTTAGCACACTATCTAAAAATAGAATATACAATAAAAACACTATTATTAACACACTGTGATGAACAAAACCTTAGGCAATCTTCTAGAACTGTGTTGATTGCTAATGTTTTGCAATGCTGCTGCTTCTTCCTCTCGTATCTCATCGATATAACGAATGGATTTTCTGCTTGATTTTGGACTTCCCCTAAAAACTAACATCCTAAATGGCTTTCCTTCTGAATCCAAACTTAGTTTCTCATCCACTATCTGTCTGTACGCATCCTGTCATTGAATATAGAGAAAACACACCCAAAATAAAGCCTCAATACACATGACTTCTCTAACAAGATAACTTCAACAATggaaataaaatacaaaaacattCAGAATCTGATGCACTGAATATTCCAGAGGCAagaaaaaatgtattttgaagAGGTTAAAAACAACCAACCATGGGAAAAGTAAGTATACATTCAAGAATTTCAACAAGAATGACTTTACTTGAGTTGTGAGGAAAAAGTTGACAACTTTAGAAACGAAGAAGAACTCTTTGAATCTCAGTAAAGAAGGGTACAACCCCAAccaccaaaattcaaaaaggTTCGAAAGTTATGTTTCTTAAGCATGAAAAAAAGAGAACAAACACATAAAAGGAGTGAAAAAGAGGGATGATACATTGAATTTTTTGTTCTGAATTTTTTTGGTCCTGTTTGTGAGCAAACTCTGGGCTTGATCAAGATCCATCAAACTCCTGTTGGGAACGAAGCGATCAccctaaacaaaacaaaaaaaaaaaacaattacaaaagtTGCAAGATTGAAACTAAGATTGAGTGATGGTGAATAATTTACTGGAAAATCGTAATGGGTGGGAGTGCTGAGAAGACTCTTGGGAGAGTACCAATCATGTTCAAGATTCCACATTTTACTAtgatgaaattattattattgttgttactgTTAGTATTAGTTTTATGCTTCTAAGAAGAAAAAGACGATGGAAATGAAAATGGTGGTTCCTTCGTTTTCTTCACCCGCCAAATACTGTTGCCATTCAAATATTATGTTTCTAACGGTTGCCACTTTCCACTCAAATAACCAATATAATTGCTTCTACAGAGTCGGGTCGGGTCGGGTCATAGTGGCCTTTTTTGGGTTAGCACCAACCCGTTTGTGTAGGGTAGGGTCGGATCCTGGaatacttttttaaaatgtttattctgatttttttaataaattttggatattatgttttgaaaagtgtaaaaattgtaaaatgttattttttggtCCTTAGACTCTAAAAAGTAACGAAGGAGGTACAAAAATCAATagtcttatttttatttattgtctaAATAGAATATAATATCAAACTAGTCTCTTTCTTAATAAAAGGCTCAGTAAATTACAATAATCAAATTCtctaaaaaatttagttttatatttgcctttaaaatatttgagtaAGTTACAATATCAATAAATATTGAAGGTACCAATGAGTTCAAGAAAAGACACTGAATAAAACACTAGATGTTTTAATGAAAACATTACAcaattatattgatttttcataACTAGTTCAAATATGTTTAGTCTTCTTTAAGAATTCCAAAGAGTTtcattaatgaaaatattaaattataaagtaaGTACACaagtattttttacatttttcttcatcTTATATTTATACTTGCTTAAACCATTGTAGGAATCTTCACCTTTATATTATTGAGTAATTATGATATTGTTTCCCTTCAACATGAATATGTAGAACTACTtgaattaatttgtttattctCTCTtgcatttatatatttattta encodes the following:
- the LOC137830447 gene encoding superoxide dismutase [Fe], chloroplastic isoform X1, with the translated sequence MNWLSSPSTAASTFLPPSPFLPRQTQAGFSLGTFKLWKKESRCIRKAGRIEITAKFELKPPPYPLNALEPIMSQETLEYHWGKHHRTYVDNLNRQIDGTDLEEKSLENVVVSSYNKGDFLPAFNNAAQAWNHDFFWESMKPGGGGKPSGDLLKLIERDFGSFEKFLDEFKTAASTHFGSGWTWLAYKESKLDVGNAVNPLPSDEDKKLVVVKTPNAVNPLVWNYYHPLLTIDVWEHAYYIDFQNQRPDYISVFMDKLVSWDAVSSRLEQAKARIVEREKEAERNESEEQKPRSSEATPEIYSDSDAELGADDE
- the LOC137830447 gene encoding superoxide dismutase [Fe], chloroplastic isoform X2, with protein sequence MNWLSSPSTAASTFLPPSPFLPRQTQGFSLGTFKLWKKESRCIRKAGRIEITAKFELKPPPYPLNALEPIMSQETLEYHWGKHHRTYVDNLNRQIDGTDLEEKSLENVVVSSYNKGDFLPAFNNAAQAWNHDFFWESMKPGGGGKPSGDLLKLIERDFGSFEKFLDEFKTAASTHFGSGWTWLAYKESKLDVGNAVNPLPSDEDKKLVVVKTPNAVNPLVWNYYHPLLTIDVWEHAYYIDFQNQRPDYISVFMDKLVSWDAVSSRLEQAKARIVEREKEAERNESEEQKPRSSEATPEIYSDSDAELGADDE
- the LOC137830446 gene encoding cell division cycle 20.2, cofactor of APC complex-like; its protein translation is MWNLEHDWYSPKSLLSTPTHYDFPGDRFVPNRSLMDLDQAQSLLTNRTKKIQNKKFNDAYRQIVDEKLSLDSEGKPFRMLVFRGSPKSSRKSIRYIDEIREEEAAALQNISNQHSSRRLPKGESRILDAPNIRNDYYANIMDWGKNNILAVALGSKMYLWNSDNSNVTKLFNATGNDFPTSVSWSEDTKYLSVGFKSSKLELWDAETSKPIRILEGHGERIATIAWNGHILTSGSHDKYILNHDVRARTNVISRVKAHRAEVCGLKWSRSNILASGGNENHIYVWDLAKMSSSNFLHCFKDHCAAVKALAWCPYDSGVLASGGGTEDRCIKFWNVKNGTCIFSIDTKAQVCGLEWNRHHKELLSGHGFSTSSHHNQLCLWRYPSMTKVGALDRHTSRVLDLCQNPDGLTVVSAGADETLRFWNVFGPPVIDNYETDLDNLLSLKVSPLR